The Herminiimonas arsenitoxidans genome window below encodes:
- a CDS encoding glucan biosynthesis protein G, with amino-acid sequence MFRSLFTFVRAPQRIAVLVFSFIPCVHALAFDFNDVAKKAKQLATTSYKAPPKNIPKALENLSYAQYHDIQFKQDSAYWRSAKLPFQLSFFHQGRQYDSAVRINEISNNRARPIPFDPKAFNYGGNKLSAQDLKHLGFAGFRVHYAINTPKSKDEFLVFLGASYLRAVGKGQVYGLSARGLAIDTALNSGEEFPRFVEFWIERPTANSKQLTIYALLDSRRVTGAYRFIVRPGEQTVTEVKSQLYLRENVSKLGVAPLTSMYLFGENQRPTSDDYRPEVHDSDGLSVQSGTGEWIWRPLVNPKRLLVTSYSLSNPSGFGLMQRDERHSSYEDLAARYEARPSAWVEPIGKWGSGRVELVQIPTPDETNDNIVAYWVPDQLPKPGEPINIDYRVYWNKSLQQRPPLSWVTQTRRGHGYTNNKADDSISLLIDFDGPALKKLPPNTKIDIRASSDANGEILESVTSRNEVSGGWRAALKVKRIDDKKPIELRGFLYSNNTTLSETWSYILPAD; translated from the coding sequence ATGTTTCGAAGTTTATTTACATTTGTGCGAGCCCCTCAGCGCATCGCGGTGCTGGTTTTTTCGTTTATTCCATGTGTCCATGCGCTTGCATTTGATTTCAATGATGTGGCAAAAAAGGCCAAGCAACTGGCCACGACGTCTTACAAGGCCCCGCCCAAGAACATTCCCAAAGCGCTCGAGAATTTAAGCTACGCGCAGTATCACGACATTCAATTCAAGCAGGATAGTGCTTACTGGCGTTCTGCCAAACTACCGTTTCAACTCAGCTTTTTCCATCAAGGTCGGCAATACGACAGTGCCGTCCGCATCAACGAAATTAGCAACAATCGCGCACGTCCGATTCCCTTCGATCCGAAAGCCTTTAATTACGGCGGTAATAAACTCAGTGCGCAGGACTTGAAGCATCTCGGTTTTGCCGGCTTCCGTGTGCATTACGCAATCAATACGCCTAAATCCAAGGATGAATTCCTGGTCTTTCTCGGTGCCAGTTATTTGCGTGCGGTCGGCAAGGGGCAAGTCTATGGACTCTCTGCACGTGGCCTGGCTATCGATACTGCATTGAACTCCGGTGAAGAATTCCCGCGCTTTGTGGAATTCTGGATAGAACGTCCTACGGCTAATAGCAAGCAATTGACGATTTATGCGCTGCTCGATTCGCGTCGCGTTACCGGCGCTTACCGCTTCATTGTCAGACCCGGCGAACAAACCGTGACCGAAGTGAAGTCGCAGTTATATCTGCGCGAGAACGTTAGCAAGCTCGGCGTCGCACCGCTGACCAGCATGTATTTATTCGGCGAGAATCAGCGCCCGACGTCCGACGACTATCGTCCCGAAGTGCATGACTCGGATGGTTTATCGGTTCAATCCGGTACCGGCGAATGGATATGGCGGCCATTGGTTAATCCCAAGCGTTTGCTGGTGACCTCATATAGTTTGAGCAATCCGTCCGGCTTCGGCTTGATGCAGCGTGATGAAAGACACTCCAGTTATGAAGATCTGGCTGCCCGTTATGAAGCACGTCCGAGTGCCTGGGTGGAGCCGATAGGAAAATGGGGTTCCGGCCGGGTCGAGTTGGTGCAGATACCGACACCGGATGAAACCAACGACAACATCGTTGCCTACTGGGTGCCGGATCAGTTGCCCAAGCCGGGCGAGCCTATCAATATCGATTATCGCGTGTACTGGAACAAGAGCTTGCAGCAGCGTCCGCCCTTGTCCTGGGTGACACAAACGCGGCGCGGTCACGGTTATACCAACAATAAAGCAGATGACAGCATTTCCCTGCTCATCGATTTTGATGGGCCGGCGCTGAAGAAACTGCCGCCGAATACAAAGATAGATATACGCGCATCGTCCGATGCGAATGGCGAAATACTGGAATCGGTGACTTCTCGCAACGAAGTCAGTGGCGGCTGGCGCGCGGCACTGAAGGTCAAGCGCATAGATGACAAGAAGCCGATAGAACTGCGCGGATTTTTGTACAGTAACAATACGACTCTATCGGAAACGTGGAGTTACATTCTGCCGGCAGATTGA
- a CDS encoding AI-2E family transporter, with product MNYSEIQQKTFLALLIAFSFAFIGILLPFYGAVFWASVLAILFSPFYRKMLIKMNQRSNLAALATLGICLVLVILPLILISISMVHEASNLYNNIRSGQINFGAYFEKVVAALPSWVVTQMDKFGLTNVASLQAKITTAAVQGSEFITKQAISIGQNTFNFLVSFTIMLYMLFFLLRDGDKIANRIRQAAPLNPDHKRTLFNNLTTAIRATVKGNVIVAAVQGALGGIAFWFLGVQGALLWAVLMAFLSLLPAVGAALIWVPVAVYFLLTGAVWQGVTLIVFGVLVIGLVDNILRPILVGKDTALPDFIVLISTVGGMALLGLNGFVIGPVIAALFMTLWDIFSSGKQKQEAEKLHRPD from the coding sequence ATGAACTATTCAGAAATCCAGCAAAAGACTTTCCTCGCCCTATTGATTGCCTTTTCGTTCGCATTCATCGGGATTTTATTGCCGTTCTACGGCGCGGTATTCTGGGCTTCGGTACTGGCGATTCTGTTCTCGCCGTTCTATCGCAAGATGCTGATCAAAATGAATCAGCGCAGCAATCTCGCTGCATTGGCGACGCTGGGTATCTGTCTGGTGCTGGTGATTCTTCCGCTGATCCTGATTTCCATTTCCATGGTGCATGAAGCATCGAACTTGTATAACAACATCCGTTCAGGGCAAATCAACTTTGGCGCTTATTTTGAAAAAGTCGTCGCCGCCTTGCCTAGCTGGGTCGTTACCCAAATGGATAAATTCGGTCTGACCAACGTCGCCTCCTTGCAGGCAAAAATTACGACGGCTGCCGTGCAAGGTAGCGAATTCATCACCAAGCAAGCCATCAGCATCGGTCAGAATACCTTCAACTTCCTGGTCAGCTTCACCATCATGTTGTACATGCTGTTCTTTCTTTTGCGCGACGGTGACAAGATCGCCAATCGCATTCGACAAGCCGCACCTTTGAATCCTGACCACAAACGCACACTGTTCAATAACCTGACGACAGCCATCCGCGCCACGGTCAAAGGCAATGTGATTGTTGCTGCAGTACAAGGCGCACTCGGTGGTATCGCATTCTGGTTCCTTGGCGTACAAGGCGCATTGCTGTGGGCCGTGTTGATGGCCTTCCTGTCTTTGTTGCCGGCAGTCGGTGCAGCACTGATCTGGGTACCAGTCGCGGTTTACTTCTTGCTGACAGGCGCAGTCTGGCAAGGCGTCACACTGATCGTGTTCGGTGTACTCGTCATCGGCTTGGTGGATAACATCCTGCGCCCGATTCTGGTGGGAAAAGACACTGCATTACCAGATTTTATCGTCCTGATCTCCACCGTCGGCGGTATGGCCCTGCTGGGCTTGAACGGCTTTGTGATCGGGCCAGTCATTGCCGCACTGTTTATGACACTGTGGGACATCTTCTCTTCCGGCAAGCAGAAACAGGAAGCGGAAAAATTGCACCGGCCAGACTAA
- a CDS encoding HPP family protein, with product MNTFLSKMRGGTAVPPRAPFRHIALSWLGGFLAISAVALATDISHMPLVLGSFGASCVLIFGFPESPFSQPRNVIAGHFLSSLSGLLFLTLFGPHWWSMALAVGTAIAVMQLTRTVHPPAGSNPVIVMLAAPAWSFLLTPTLIGSVIVVIVAIVFNNIPKDRSYPKYWM from the coding sequence ATGAATACATTTTTATCAAAAATGCGCGGCGGTACTGCCGTCCCACCACGCGCACCATTCCGGCATATCGCGCTTTCCTGGCTGGGCGGCTTCCTTGCCATCTCGGCAGTTGCACTCGCCACCGATATCAGTCACATGCCGCTGGTGCTTGGTTCTTTTGGCGCAAGCTGCGTGTTGATATTCGGCTTTCCTGAAAGCCCTTTCTCGCAACCACGCAATGTCATTGCCGGTCACTTCCTGTCATCGCTATCTGGCCTGCTCTTTCTGACGCTGTTCGGCCCGCATTGGTGGAGCATGGCGTTAGCTGTCGGCACTGCTATTGCCGTAATGCAACTAACTCGTACTGTACACCCACCGGCCGGTTCGAATCCGGTGATTGTTATGCTGGCTGCGCCTGCCTGGAGTTTTCTGCTGACACCGACCTTGATCGGCAGTGTGATAGTGGTCATCGTGGCAATTGTTTTCAACAATATTCCCAAAGACCGTTCCTATCCAAAATACTGGATGTAA
- the mdoH gene encoding glucans biosynthesis glucosyltransferase MdoH, producing the protein MDAPRIPTQCRHYLDHLSLPQAEREAIEAQLEAAPTFSTREAMTGLHHALAGKHAYPDNPALASVVARTRLALGTASHAFNTVEPAQELGAAASAALNIAPPINRVSMVPQPWGALNPLTRWFQSLRRRDTDKAESAVPVTDAAPVNDAAKGGARRLTLLFLMLGQTALATYYMSSVLPYQGKQPLEMAMLALFALLFCWVSAGFWTAMTGFILLARGKDPHLISKSAVANGPIAADARTAIVMPICNEDVTRVFAGLRATYESVQKTGQLDRFDFFVLSDSGNSDICAAEVAAWAVLCKAVDGFGRIFYRRRQRRVRRKSGNIDDFCRRWGKNYRYMLVLDADSVMSGDCLTKLVQSMEANPDAGIIQTAPRAAGRDTLYARIQQFSTRVYGPLFTAGLHYWQLGESHYWGHNAIIRMQPFIEHCALSLLPGKGPFAGEILSHDFIEAALMRRAGWKVWIAYDLDGSYEEMPPNLLDELKRDRRWCQGNLMNFRLFLSKGMHSVHRAVFVTGVMAYLSAPLWFLFLLLSTGMLMQHTLAEPVYFTEPWQLFPTWPQWHPEKALALFSATATLLFLPKILSVVLICMQGAKQFGGSMRLIFSMLIEMFFSMLLAPVRMLFHTHFVIAAFMGWALRWKSPPREDAETSPGEAIRKHGFHTLLGLTWGGIIFWLNPAFLPWLLPIVGSLAVAIPVSIYSSKVVNGLRFRRKKLFLIPEEAEPPVELTATVAHVKEASHQMTFVDAVVDPRFNGVMCASSSIHAHRSPTAQRMRAELVQNALLNGASVLSDGQKNSLLADPIFLSQLHLDVWTSESAHPHWFQHMRQEREKEHKQRALRHAA; encoded by the coding sequence ATGGACGCGCCACGCATCCCGACGCAATGTCGGCATTATCTCGATCACCTTTCCTTACCGCAGGCTGAGCGCGAGGCGATAGAGGCGCAGCTTGAAGCAGCGCCGACCTTCTCTACGCGTGAAGCAATGACTGGCTTGCATCATGCCTTGGCGGGAAAGCATGCGTATCCAGACAATCCAGCGTTAGCGTCCGTCGTGGCGCGCACGCGCTTGGCACTTGGCACGGCATCGCATGCCTTCAATACCGTTGAACCCGCACAAGAACTCGGCGCGGCAGCAAGTGCGGCATTAAATATCGCACCACCGATTAATCGTGTTTCGATGGTGCCACAGCCATGGGGCGCATTGAATCCGCTCACGCGCTGGTTTCAGTCTCTGCGACGTCGCGATACAGATAAAGCTGAATCAGCTGTGCCCGTGACAGATGCTGCACCGGTCAATGATGCTGCCAAAGGTGGCGCACGTCGCTTGACCTTGCTGTTTCTGATGTTGGGACAAACGGCGCTGGCAACGTATTACATGAGTAGCGTCTTGCCGTATCAAGGCAAGCAGCCGCTAGAGATGGCGATGCTGGCTTTGTTCGCCTTGCTGTTCTGCTGGGTATCAGCTGGTTTCTGGACCGCGATGACAGGTTTTATTTTGCTGGCGCGCGGTAAAGATCCTCATCTGATTTCAAAATCAGCAGTAGCAAACGGTCCGATTGCCGCCGATGCGCGCACTGCCATCGTGATGCCTATCTGTAATGAAGATGTGACGCGCGTCTTTGCCGGCTTGCGCGCAACGTACGAGTCGGTGCAAAAAACAGGTCAGCTGGATCGTTTTGATTTTTTCGTGTTGAGCGATAGCGGCAATAGCGATATCTGCGCGGCAGAAGTAGCGGCGTGGGCAGTGCTGTGCAAGGCGGTCGATGGTTTCGGCCGCATTTTTTATCGTCGTCGCCAACGTCGTGTGCGGCGCAAGAGCGGCAACATCGATGACTTCTGCCGACGCTGGGGCAAAAATTATCGTTACATGCTGGTGCTGGATGCCGATAGCGTAATGAGCGGCGATTGCCTGACCAAGCTGGTGCAATCGATGGAAGCCAATCCGGATGCCGGCATTATTCAAACCGCACCACGCGCTGCGGGTCGCGATACCTTGTATGCGCGCATCCAGCAATTTTCCACACGTGTGTACGGCCCTTTGTTTACTGCGGGTCTGCATTACTGGCAGCTTGGTGAGTCGCACTACTGGGGGCATAACGCGATCATACGGATGCAGCCCTTTATCGAACATTGCGCCTTGTCCCTGTTGCCGGGCAAAGGTCCATTTGCCGGCGAAATTCTGTCGCATGACTTTATCGAAGCGGCCTTGATGCGACGTGCCGGTTGGAAGGTCTGGATAGCCTACGATCTGGATGGCAGCTATGAAGAAATGCCGCCTAACCTATTGGATGAATTGAAGCGTGACCGTCGCTGGTGCCAGGGCAATCTGATGAACTTCCGTCTGTTCCTGTCCAAGGGCATGCATTCGGTACATAGAGCAGTATTCGTCACCGGTGTGATGGCGTATCTGTCGGCACCTTTGTGGTTTCTGTTTCTGCTGCTTTCCACCGGCATGTTGATGCAACACACCTTGGCCGAGCCGGTTTACTTTACCGAGCCGTGGCAGTTGTTTCCAACTTGGCCGCAATGGCATCCGGAAAAAGCACTCGCGCTCTTTAGTGCAACGGCGACCTTGTTATTTCTACCTAAGATATTGAGCGTGGTATTGATATGCATGCAGGGTGCTAAGCAGTTTGGTGGAAGTATGCGTTTGATATTCAGCATGTTGATCGAAATGTTTTTTTCGATGTTGCTGGCACCGGTGCGCATGTTGTTCCACACGCACTTCGTTATCGCTGCCTTTATGGGTTGGGCGCTGCGCTGGAAATCACCACCGCGTGAAGATGCAGAAACCAGTCCTGGCGAAGCGATACGCAAGCACGGTTTTCATACTTTGCTGGGTTTGACCTGGGGCGGCATTATCTTTTGGTTGAATCCGGCTTTTCTACCGTGGCTCTTGCCCATAGTCGGTTCGCTGGCAGTGGCGATACCCGTGTCTATCTATTCCAGCAAGGTTGTGAACGGCTTGCGCTTCCGCCGGAAGAAATTATTCTTGATTCCGGAAGAGGCTGAACCACCAGTCGAATTGACGGCTACGGTCGCACATGTGAAAGAAGCGTCGCATCAAATGACGTTTGTCGATGCGGTGGTTGATCCACGCTTCAATGGTGTGATGTGTGCGAGCAGCTCTATCCACGCACATCGTTCGCCGACCGCGCAGCGCATGCGTGCCGAGCTAGTGCAGAACGCATTGCTGAATGGCGCATCTGTTTTGAGCGATGGTCAAAAGAATAGCTTGCTGGCTGATCCGATTTTCCTGTCGCAACTGCATCTTGATGTGTGGACTTCGGAGAGCGCACATCCACACTGGTTTCAGCATATGCGTCAGGAAAGAGAGAAGGAACACAAACAGCGCGCCTTGCGCCATGCAGCTTGA
- the trhO gene encoding oxygen-dependent tRNA uridine(34) hydroxylase TrhO: protein MNSISPVAEQFHIAFYKFAKLADADAVVTVCRELTHNLLGSILIADEGINGVLAGDAATLDRFEQALRKDPRLGGAFSNIVFKRSACKTAPFARMKVHKKSEIVFLGVDNVDAISKTGIDVSPQEWRELIAQDDVVVIDNRNSFEFKLGKFKNAVDPGVDNFRDFPKYIEEHVPEWQAAGKRVAMYCTGGIRCEKTSAWMLDMGVPVYQLEGGILNYFLEMPDAEKDWEGECFVFDNRIALDTKMQETDTTLEDVYGGEPDWEWRLQRAKRLDADSE from the coding sequence ATGAATTCGATATCCCCAGTCGCAGAGCAATTCCACATCGCCTTTTACAAGTTTGCCAAACTGGCTGACGCCGATGCCGTTGTCACCGTTTGCCGTGAGCTGACGCACAATCTGCTCGGCAGCATCCTGATTGCCGACGAAGGCATCAACGGCGTATTGGCCGGTGACGCAGCAACGCTCGACCGCTTCGAACAAGCGCTACGCAAGGACCCACGTCTGGGCGGTGCATTCAGCAATATCGTCTTCAAGCGCAGCGCCTGCAAGACCGCGCCGTTTGCCCGCATGAAGGTACACAAGAAATCTGAAATCGTTTTCCTCGGTGTAGACAATGTCGATGCCATCAGCAAAACCGGCATAGACGTCAGCCCGCAAGAATGGCGCGAGTTGATCGCACAAGATGATGTCGTCGTGATCGACAATCGCAACAGCTTTGAATTCAAGTTGGGAAAATTCAAGAATGCAGTCGACCCCGGCGTCGATAACTTCCGCGACTTCCCCAAGTACATAGAAGAACATGTGCCGGAGTGGCAAGCAGCCGGCAAGCGCGTCGCCATGTATTGCACCGGCGGCATACGCTGTGAAAAAACCAGTGCCTGGATGCTGGATATGGGCGTGCCGGTTTATCAGCTCGAAGGCGGCATCCTGAATTACTTCCTCGAGATGCCGGATGCAGAGAAAGATTGGGAAGGCGAATGCTTCGTCTTCGACAATCGCATCGCGCTCGATACCAAAATGCAGGAAACCGACACCACGCTGGAAGATGTGTACGGCGGCGAACCCGATTGGGAATGGCGTTTGCAACGCGCCAAACGGCTGGACGCCGACAGCGAGTGA
- a CDS encoding YihY/virulence factor BrkB family protein: MKTNYLQEAWFLTRDAVQAWLQDFAPSMGAALAYYTIFSLAPMLIIVIAIAGFFFGQTTAQGEIVMQLRDMVGDTGAAAVEGLLKSASEPGKGIVAATLGTLTLMIGATAVFGELQSALNRIWKVPAETKGGGIWKFVRTRLLSFGMVMGLGFMLLISLILSAALAALGQWWGNVLGGWTIVLQVLNIAVSFAVITGLFAMIYKFMPSAYIPWRDVWVGAVVTALLFTVGKFLIGLYLGKTNMASGFGAAGSLVVLLAWIYYSAQIFLLGAEFTWVYAQRHGSQVKVAENTSVATNNPVSE, encoded by the coding sequence ATGAAAACAAACTATCTGCAAGAAGCCTGGTTCCTCACCAGAGATGCAGTACAAGCCTGGTTACAGGATTTCGCGCCCAGCATGGGTGCTGCGCTGGCCTACTACACCATCTTTTCCCTTGCACCAATGCTGATCATCGTGATCGCCATTGCCGGATTCTTCTTTGGCCAAACCACGGCGCAGGGAGAAATCGTCATGCAATTGCGCGATATGGTGGGCGATACCGGTGCAGCCGCAGTCGAAGGTTTGCTGAAATCTGCCAGCGAACCGGGCAAAGGCATCGTCGCTGCCACGCTCGGCACGCTGACCTTGATGATAGGTGCGACCGCTGTGTTCGGTGAATTGCAAAGCGCACTGAATCGCATCTGGAAAGTCCCGGCCGAAACCAAAGGCGGCGGCATCTGGAAATTCGTACGCACACGCCTGTTGTCCTTCGGCATGGTGATGGGCCTGGGCTTCATGCTGCTGATCTCGCTGATCCTGAGCGCCGCGCTTGCTGCTCTCGGTCAATGGTGGGGCAATGTGCTGGGTGGCTGGACCATCGTCTTGCAGGTATTGAATATCGCGGTATCCTTCGCCGTCATCACTGGTTTGTTCGCGATGATCTATAAATTCATGCCGAGTGCTTATATTCCGTGGCGTGATGTGTGGGTCGGTGCCGTTGTGACTGCATTGCTGTTCACGGTGGGTAAATTCCTGATCGGACTGTATCTGGGCAAGACCAATATGGCTTCCGGCTTCGGCGCGGCCGGTTCACTGGTTGTCTTGCTGGCCTGGATTTATTATTCGGCGCAAATTTTCTTGCTCGGTGCGGAATTTACCTGGGTCTACGCGCAACGACATGGCTCGCAAGTGAAAGTAGCGGAAAACACTAGCGTAGCAACGAACAATCCCGTCTCGGAATAA
- a CDS encoding DUF418 domain-containing protein — protein sequence MTDISSSSQPSRLARIDALRGIAVFGILLVNVWSFIWGFESLRYGVLPASASLFDVLSVAFVSFFAEQKFYPIFAFLFGASFVLITRSAKRQLERWSDAERLYRRRLRWLLVCGILHGVLIWFGDILTVYAIAGFWVLAGLANARLSKIRSHLRIWACVFFGFVIVNFVLSIQVINLNDLLEQGKSAAYAVESSRAIYTYGNFFSIAIQRIRDYFSVTTQSLFILPHIAVLFLLGVMSVRRGWLTQPWRHTTFWRRTQWIGFAIGIPFNLAWATLVLSEAIDPFHPSIYTFLMYAWLPVGGSCLAAAYVATVMLAGPGIMSVLEKWLAPVGKMALTNYLMQSLLCSVLIQGFGFGLGAKWPPAGWLAIAFGIMFLQLWFSRWWLSQYTQGPLEMLSRRYINKGATKT from the coding sequence ATGACCGATATTTCCAGCTCGTCCCAACCCTCTCGCTTAGCCCGCATCGATGCTTTGCGCGGCATTGCCGTCTTCGGCATCTTGCTCGTCAATGTATGGTCCTTCATCTGGGGCTTCGAGAGTTTGCGTTACGGCGTGCTGCCGGCAAGCGCATCACTTTTCGATGTGCTGTCCGTTGCCTTTGTCTCTTTCTTCGCAGAACAAAAGTTTTATCCGATTTTTGCGTTTCTGTTTGGCGCCAGCTTTGTACTGATTACTCGCTCAGCCAAGCGCCAGCTGGAACGCTGGAGCGATGCAGAGCGACTGTATAGACGCAGACTGCGCTGGTTGCTGGTGTGTGGCATCTTGCACGGCGTGCTGATCTGGTTTGGCGACATTCTGACTGTCTATGCCATCGCCGGCTTCTGGGTGCTGGCGGGTCTGGCCAATGCACGGCTGAGCAAGATACGCAGTCATCTACGCATCTGGGCCTGCGTGTTTTTTGGATTTGTAATCGTCAATTTTGTGTTGAGTATTCAAGTAATCAATCTGAATGATTTGCTTGAGCAGGGGAAAAGCGCCGCTTATGCCGTTGAGTCTTCACGTGCCATTTATACCTACGGTAATTTTTTCAGCATAGCGATACAGCGCATACGCGATTACTTCTCCGTTACAACACAATCGCTCTTCATCCTGCCGCACATCGCCGTCCTGTTTTTACTCGGCGTCATGTCGGTACGCCGTGGCTGGCTGACACAACCATGGCGACACACAACATTCTGGCGTCGTACGCAATGGATAGGTTTTGCCATCGGCATTCCATTCAATCTGGCTTGGGCCACACTGGTGTTATCCGAAGCCATCGATCCCTTTCATCCTTCCATCTATACTTTCCTGATGTATGCATGGCTGCCAGTCGGCGGCTCCTGTCTGGCAGCAGCCTATGTCGCAACCGTCATGCTTGCAGGTCCAGGAATAATGAGTGTGCTGGAAAAATGGCTGGCGCCAGTGGGGAAAATGGCACTGACAAACTATCTGATGCAATCCCTGCTATGCAGCGTATTGATACAAGGCTTCGGTTTTGGCCTGGGTGCAAAATGGCCACCGGCTGGATGGTTGGCGATTGCCTTTGGCATCATGTTCTTGCAACTATGGTTCAGCCGCTGGTGGCTGTCGCAATATACGCAAGGGCCGTTGGAAATGTTATCGCGACGCTATATAAATAAAGGCGCAACAAAGACGTGA
- the oxlT gene encoding oxalate/formate MFS antiporter translates to MSEIKRPASFRWIQLILGIVAMAMIANLQYGWTLFVDPIAAKHGWSRAAIQVAFTIFVLTETWLVPIEGWFVDKFGPRPVVIVGGVLCGLGWFINSFADSLAVLYFAAVISGIGAGAVYGTCVGNALKWFPDRRGLAAGLTAAGFGAGSAITIIPISAMIASRGYEDAFLYFGIGQGIIVVLVALFLARAPEHKKGEAVANVQQTKRDYKPSEVLREPVFWVMYAMFVMVAAGGLMATAQLGSIARDFKVFDVQVSMMGLTLPALTFALAIDRVLNGLTRPFFGWVSDQIGREPTMFIAFAIEAVGILALFHYGHNPIAFVILTGIVFFAWGEIYSLFPSTCADTFGSKFATANAGLLYTAKGTASLLIPLSAVLASATGGWYAVFVVASALNATAALMAWFVLKPMRAKHMSKPAIAE, encoded by the coding sequence ATGAGTGAAATTAAACGTCCAGCGTCATTCCGCTGGATACAATTGATTTTGGGTATCGTCGCTATGGCGATGATTGCAAACTTGCAATACGGTTGGACGCTGTTCGTCGATCCTATCGCTGCTAAACACGGCTGGAGCCGCGCTGCGATTCAAGTTGCATTTACTATCTTCGTTCTGACCGAAACATGGTTGGTCCCTATCGAAGGCTGGTTCGTTGATAAATTCGGCCCACGTCCTGTCGTTATCGTCGGTGGCGTATTGTGCGGTCTGGGTTGGTTCATCAACTCGTTCGCTGATTCCCTGGCTGTTCTGTACTTTGCTGCTGTTATTAGCGGTATCGGCGCTGGTGCTGTATACGGTACTTGCGTTGGTAATGCGTTGAAATGGTTCCCGGACCGTCGCGGTCTGGCAGCTGGTTTGACCGCTGCTGGTTTCGGTGCTGGTTCCGCTATCACCATCATCCCTATCTCGGCAATGATCGCTTCCCGCGGCTATGAAGATGCATTCCTGTACTTCGGTATCGGCCAAGGCATCATCGTAGTTCTGGTTGCATTGTTCCTGGCTCGTGCTCCTGAGCACAAAAAAGGCGAAGCAGTTGCAAACGTTCAACAAACCAAACGCGATTACAAACCAAGCGAAGTTTTGCGTGAACCAGTTTTCTGGGTCATGTATGCAATGTTCGTGATGGTTGCTGCTGGTGGCCTGATGGCAACTGCACAACTGGGTTCGATCGCTCGTGACTTTAAAGTGTTCGACGTTCAAGTCAGCATGATGGGCTTGACCTTGCCAGCACTGACATTTGCTCTGGCTATCGACCGCGTATTGAACGGCTTGACCCGTCCATTCTTCGGCTGGGTATCGGATCAAATCGGTCGTGAACCAACCATGTTCATCGCGTTTGCTATCGAAGCAGTTGGTATCTTGGCTCTGTTCCACTACGGCCACAACCCAATCGCATTCGTTATCCTGACCGGTATCGTGTTCTTTGCATGGGGCGAAATCTACTCCTTGTTCCCATCGACTTGCGCAGATACATTCGGCAGCAAATTCGCAACAGCTAACGCTGGCTTGCTGTACACCGCTAAAGGCACAGCTTCCCTGCTGATCCCTCTGTCGGCAGTATTGGCATCCGCAACTGGCGGCTGGTACGCAGTGTTCGTCGTTGCTAGTGCACTGAATGCAACCGCAGCTCTGATGGCTTGGTTCGTATTGAAACCTATGCGCGCTAAACACATGAGCAAACCAGCTATCGCTGAATAA
- a CDS encoding pseudouridine synthase produces MSAAKISPPSSKDGVGPSSVALPAGSWPSIIAFLVEHFPAIPHTEWEARMQRGDVIDAAGRALTPASPYQAHSKIFYYRSLPAEPRIPFDEVVLYQDEYLIAVDKPHFLPVTPAGRYLQETLLVRLKRSLGIDTLAPMHRIDRETAGLVLFTIQPHTRNLYQTLFRERSVSKEYEAIAPYCADLVLPTTYRSRLLESAAFMKMEEVEGEANAETAIELIEVHGALARYKLEPVSGQKHQLRAHMAALGIPIMNDRIYPHLYPDEGAEQDYSQPLKLLAKTISFTDPISQQLRQFESRQSLSF; encoded by the coding sequence GTGAGCGCTGCCAAAATTTCACCGCCGTCCAGCAAGGACGGCGTCGGCCCCAGCAGCGTCGCGCTGCCGGCTGGATCATGGCCTAGCATCATCGCTTTTCTCGTCGAACACTTCCCGGCGATTCCACATACAGAATGGGAAGCACGCATGCAGCGTGGTGATGTGATCGATGCCGCAGGACGGGCACTGACACCTGCCAGCCCATACCAGGCGCACAGCAAGATTTTTTATTACCGCAGCTTACCGGCTGAACCGCGCATTCCGTTTGATGAAGTCGTGTTGTATCAAGACGAATATCTGATTGCGGTCGACAAACCACACTTTCTACCCGTCACGCCAGCTGGCCGCTATCTGCAAGAAACTTTGCTGGTGCGTCTGAAGCGCTCGCTCGGCATAGATACGCTGGCACCCATGCATCGCATCGATCGCGAAACTGCCGGCCTCGTGCTCTTCACGATACAGCCGCACACACGCAATTTGTATCAAACCCTGTTCCGCGAACGTAGCGTCAGCAAAGAGTACGAAGCCATCGCGCCGTATTGCGCCGACCTCGTCTTGCCCACCACGTATCGCAGTCGCTTGCTTGAAAGCGCGGCCTTCATGAAAATGGAAGAAGTCGAAGGGGAAGCGAATGCAGAAACAGCGATAGAACTGATTGAAGTACACGGTGCGTTGGCGCGTTATAAACTGGAACCCGTCAGTGGCCAGAAACATCAGCTGCGCGCGCATATGGCGGCGCTCGGCATACCGATCATGAATGACAGAATTTATCCTCATCTTTATCCAGATGAAGGCGCGGAACAAGATTACAGTCAGCCATTAAAGTTGCTGGCGAAGACGATCTCTTTTACCGATCCGATTTCACAGCAATTACGTCAATTCGAAAGTCGGCAAAGTCTGTCGTTTTAA